One region of Zingiber officinale cultivar Zhangliang chromosome 7B, Zo_v1.1, whole genome shotgun sequence genomic DNA includes:
- the LOC122006706 gene encoding DNA-binding protein HEXBP-like, with product MNEAVDEDDVFLSMVEAAEAAASGGRFKRQKFISSSGDSDAGVPDAKEGSYMAALRGSHSIVWNKQLTERQKNSGVPRSGNNPSMNPASYTGGGACFKCGLEGHWARDCDSGRGVELRGGSDSASKEYGEVPEKACPCGSGTCLIRTSNTAKNPGRKFYKCPLHPDNGGCSFFEWCDQPSPHPSASQNVFNSRSSPYTVNETTRNSSTQLSSERSSSTCFMCGQEGHWSRDCPNRSEPSNTFSDTAGKCSSTASNSCFKCGQGGHWSRDCPKQLSSFSIDASVSTTRKSFGSTDSNTCFKCGKSGHWARECPAEKPSAASAIHKKVNF from the exons ATGAACGAGGCGGTCGACGAGGACGATGTGTTCCTCTCGATGGTCGAAGCTGCTGAGGCGGCGGCCTCCGGAGGGAGATTCAAGCGCCAGAAGTTCATTTCTTCCTCCGGAGATTCCGACGCTGGCGTCCCGGACGCCAAGGAGGGATCCTACATGGCGGCGCTCCGCGGTAGCCATAGTATAGTCTGGAATAAGCAGTTGACTGAGAGACAGAAGAACTCCGGGGTCCCCCGATCCGGCAACAATCCCTCGATGAACCCTGCGTCTTATACAGGCGGAGGCGCTTGCTTCAAGTGCGGCCTGGAAGGCCACTGGGCAAGGGATTGCGATTCCGGGCGCGGAGTGGAGTTGAGAGGAGGATCAGATTCTGCGAGCAAAGAGTACGGCGAGGTGCCGGAGAAGGCGTGCCCTTGTGGATCTGGGACTTGTTTGATTCGTACTTCGAACACGGCTAAGAACCCCGGTCGAAAATTCTACAAGTGTCCTCTTCACCCG GATAATGGTGGTTGTAGCTTCTTTGAGTGGTGCGATCAACCATCACCTCATCCTTCTGCTTCTCAAAATGTCTTTAACAGTCGTTCATCACCGTATACG GTTAATGAAACCACTAGAAACTCAAGCACTCAACTGTCGAGCGAGAGAAGCAGTTCAACTTGCTTTATGTGTGGACAGGAAGGTCACTGGTCGCGTGATTGCCCCAACCGTTCCGAGCCATCCAATACCTTTTCAGACACAGCAGGAAAGTGTAGTTCCACTGCCTCAAACTCGTGCTTCAAATGTGGGCAAGGAGGTCACTGGTCCAGGGACTGCCCCAAGCAGTTGTCTTCGTTCTCAATTGATGCATCCGTTAGCACAACAAGAAAGTCCTTTGGTTCGACAGACTCGAATACTTGTTTCAAGTGCGGGAAGTCTGGCCACTGGGCTCGAGAATGCCCTGCTGAAAAGCCTTCAGCAGCCTCTGCAATTCACAAAAAGGTAAACTTTTGA
- the LOC122006708 gene encoding taperin-like translates to SKKIVLSLDQATCTPPLPNLNASPSRPSLLLQIKRRRRRRRRRRRKTRRRSMRGFSPALTATVSSSNPKPSAATRTPTNASAPFSSTSLLLLRFRRRSSPSPPTASDPPPTTDPPAPSPPLGSSPSAGGQTATPRTTRRSICSTGDGDPTVAQRRRRISATPPASRRRSLICL, encoded by the coding sequence aGCAAAAAAATAGTTTTGTCTTTAGATCAAGCCACATGTACTCCTCCTCTCCCCAATCTCAACGCCTCTCCCTCGCGGCCTTCTCTCCTCCTCCAGATCAagcgacggcggcggcggcggcggaggaggaggaggaagacgaGGAGGCGGAGCATGCGAGGCTTTTCCCCTGCCCTTACTGCGACCGTAAGTTCCTCAAATCCCAAGCCCTCGGCGGCCACCAGAACGCCCACAAACGCCAGCGCACCTTTTTCCTccacctccctcctcctcctccgattCCGCCGCCGGTCTTCCCCATCTCCGCCCACGGCTTCAGATCCGCCCCCTACGACCGACCCACCGGCGCCGTCGCCGCCGCTCGGTTCGTCGCCGTCCGCGGGAGGGCAAACTGCGACGCCGAGGACGACCAGACGCTCGATCTGCTCAACTGGAGACGGGGATCCTACTGTCGCCCAGAGGCGCCGGCGGATCTCGGCGACGCCGCCGGCGAGCCGACGACGGAGCTTGATCTGTCTTTGA
- the LOC122006707 gene encoding ubiquitin carboxyl-terminal hydrolase 25-like isoform X2, with protein MGLQMTWHARCRRGGASPLGLKNLGNSCYLNSVLQCLTYTPPLAQFCLSSRHSSLCKSVFANREKECPFCILERQIVRSLTLDGANITESPSKILKCLSLFAEHFRWGRQEDAHEFLRYVIDACHNACLKLHKLNGCGGASGGVANGDSKVEGRSGPTTVMNEIFGGALLSQVKCLTCNGDSNKVDEILDICLDVFHNSSLKDALARFFQPEELDGNNKYSCSNCKKLSVAKKQMFIHRAPNVLVIQLKRFEGIHGGKINRNIDFDELLGLSKFMSNTSQDLEPEYSLFGCIVHSGFSPESGHYYAYIKDASGRWFCCNDAHVSLSSSQEVLSEKVYMLFYIRTNGCPKPTKSALSCNGFKPSVVNGSSVQSQKTVQVLKPTIANSNRASSTNNGSALLKNGKPFSSPQIKPINLKNLEIKRTFPNGNGNLDIQKKGASGEGITTLASCSPSENKTVQKFETSTTSNLNAAGVDISFDGQQNKHTSLLPNGNGCSQPSKRHSNSEDTEYVAATRKDSGNASSAKLKIDNHQKVNPEVHSTKSRENSDSSTNDTAPLPRENDSYKNEISCGKKHAREIEKFKELLSGEASSELHSCGWVDKVQDFMRAKKRLCLQATDVSYDKSSTRKQLISDARKTFISQIPESLKEHLVERLRSFSQEAPLSDP; from the exons ATGGGTCTGCAGATGACATGGCACGCGCGCTGCCGCAGGGGGGGCGCCTCTCCTCTCGGCCTTAAAAACCTCGGCAACTCTTGCTATCTTAATAGCGTCCTCCAGTGCCTCACCTACACCCCTCCCCTCGCCCAGTTCTGCCTCTCCTCCCGCCATTCCTCACTCT GCAAGTCGGTGTTCGCGAATCGGGAGAAGGAGTGCCCATTCTGCATCCTCGAGCGGCAAATCGTTCGATCACTCACCCTTGACGGAGCGAATATCACTGAATCGCCGTCCAAGATTCTAAAGTGCTTGTCTCTATTTGCGGAGCATTTCCGTTGGGGGCGCCAGGAGGACGCTCACGAGTTCCTTAGATATGTGATTGACGCATGCCATAATGCCTGCCTCAAGCTGCACAAGCTAAATGGTTGTGGTGGAGCCAGTGGAGGGGTGGCTAATGGAGATTCTAAAGTGGAGGGGCGCTCGGGGCCCACCACCGTGATGAACGAGATCTTTGGAGGGGCGTTGCTAAGTCAGGTGAAGTGCCTCacttgcaatggtgattcaaacAAGGTGGACGAGATTTTGGATATCTGTCTCGATGTTTTCCACAACAGCTCCTTGAAGGATGCTCTTGCTCGATTTTTTCAGCCAGAAGAATTGGATGGCAACAATAAATACAGCTGCAGCAA TTGTAAGAAACTCTCAGTAGCAAAGAAGCAGATGTTCATACATCGAGCACCAAATGTTCTAGTCATCCAACTCAAG AGATTTGAAGGCATACATGGTGGGAAGATTAATCGAAACATTGATTTTGATGAGCTTCTTGGGCTTTCAAAGTTCATGTCCAATACGAGCCAG GATCTGGAGCCAGAGTACAGTCTTTTTGGTTGTATAGTACACTCAGGTTTCTCACCAGAATCTGGACATTATTACGCTTACATTAAG GATGCTTCTGGTCGATGGTTCTGTTGTAATGATGCCCATGTTTCACTTTCAAGCTCACAAGAAGTTTTGTCAGAGAAGGTTTACATGCTTTTTTATATACGCACCAACGGGTGCCCAAAGCCCACCAAATCTGCTTTATCTTGCAATGGCTTCAAACCTTCTGTTGTAAATGGAAGCAGTGTTCAAAGCCAGAAGACTGTACAAGTTCTAAAACCAACGATTGCTAATTCCAACAGGGCATCTTCTACAAATAATGGCTCGGCATTGCTGAAGAACGGTAAACCATTTTCATCTCCGCAAATTAAGCCCATTAATCTCAAGAATCTTGAGATAAAAAGGACTTTCCCAAATGGTAATGGGAACCTTGATATTCAGAAAAAAGGAGCTAGTGGAGAAGGCATAACAACACTTGCTAGCTGTTCCCCAAGTGAAAATAAGACGGTACAAAAATTTGAGACATCGACAACTTCTAATCTCAATGCAGCTGGTGTAGACATATCATTCGATGGGCAGCAGAATAAGCATACGTCTCTTTTGCCAAATGGAAATGGGTGCTCTCAGCCATCAAAGAGACACTCGAACTCAGAGGAcactgagtatgtagcagctacAAGAAAAGATTCTGGTAATGCTAGTTCAGCTAAACTGAAGATTGATAATCATCAAAAAGTTAATCCAGAAGTACACAGTACGAAAAGCAGAGAAAATTCTGATTCAAGCACTAATGATACTGCCCCTTTGCCAAGGGAGAATGACTCATACAAGAATGAGATATCATGTGGCAAAAAGCATGCGCGAGaaattgaaaagttcaaagaatt GCTATCCGGAGAAGCCTCATCCGAACTTCACTCTTGTGGATGGGTGGATAAAGTTCAAGACTTTATGCGAGCTAAAAAAAGATTATGCTTGCAAGCAACAGATGTCTCTTATGATAAGAGTTCAACAAG GAAACAATTGATAAGCGATGCAAGGAAGACTTTCATCTCGCAAATTCCAGAATCGCTTAAGGAGCATCTCGTCGAACGCCTAAGATCATTTAGTCAAGAAGCACCTCTTTCAGATCCGTAA
- the LOC122006707 gene encoding ubiquitin carboxyl-terminal hydrolase 25-like isoform X1, protein MGLQMTWHARCRRGGASPLGLKNLGNSCYLNSVLQCLTYTPPLAQFCLSSRHSSLCKSVFANREKECPFCILERQIVRSLTLDGANITESPSKILKCLSLFAEHFRWGRQEDAHEFLRYVIDACHNACLKLHKLNGCGGASGGVANGDSKVEGRSGPTTVMNEIFGGALLSQVKCLTCNGDSNKVDEILDICLDVFHNSSLKDALARFFQPEELDGNNKYSCSNCKKLSVAKKQMFIHRAPNVLVIQLKRFEGIHGGKINRNIDFDELLGLSKFMSNTSQLQDLEPEYSLFGCIVHSGFSPESGHYYAYIKDASGRWFCCNDAHVSLSSSQEVLSEKVYMLFYIRTNGCPKPTKSALSCNGFKPSVVNGSSVQSQKTVQVLKPTIANSNRASSTNNGSALLKNGKPFSSPQIKPINLKNLEIKRTFPNGNGNLDIQKKGASGEGITTLASCSPSENKTVQKFETSTTSNLNAAGVDISFDGQQNKHTSLLPNGNGCSQPSKRHSNSEDTEYVAATRKDSGNASSAKLKIDNHQKVNPEVHSTKSRENSDSSTNDTAPLPRENDSYKNEISCGKKHAREIEKFKELLSGEASSELHSCGWVDKVQDFMRAKKRLCLQATDVSYDKSSTRKQLISDARKTFISQIPESLKEHLVERLRSFSQEAPLSDP, encoded by the exons ATGGGTCTGCAGATGACATGGCACGCGCGCTGCCGCAGGGGGGGCGCCTCTCCTCTCGGCCTTAAAAACCTCGGCAACTCTTGCTATCTTAATAGCGTCCTCCAGTGCCTCACCTACACCCCTCCCCTCGCCCAGTTCTGCCTCTCCTCCCGCCATTCCTCACTCT GCAAGTCGGTGTTCGCGAATCGGGAGAAGGAGTGCCCATTCTGCATCCTCGAGCGGCAAATCGTTCGATCACTCACCCTTGACGGAGCGAATATCACTGAATCGCCGTCCAAGATTCTAAAGTGCTTGTCTCTATTTGCGGAGCATTTCCGTTGGGGGCGCCAGGAGGACGCTCACGAGTTCCTTAGATATGTGATTGACGCATGCCATAATGCCTGCCTCAAGCTGCACAAGCTAAATGGTTGTGGTGGAGCCAGTGGAGGGGTGGCTAATGGAGATTCTAAAGTGGAGGGGCGCTCGGGGCCCACCACCGTGATGAACGAGATCTTTGGAGGGGCGTTGCTAAGTCAGGTGAAGTGCCTCacttgcaatggtgattcaaacAAGGTGGACGAGATTTTGGATATCTGTCTCGATGTTTTCCACAACAGCTCCTTGAAGGATGCTCTTGCTCGATTTTTTCAGCCAGAAGAATTGGATGGCAACAATAAATACAGCTGCAGCAA TTGTAAGAAACTCTCAGTAGCAAAGAAGCAGATGTTCATACATCGAGCACCAAATGTTCTAGTCATCCAACTCAAG AGATTTGAAGGCATACATGGTGGGAAGATTAATCGAAACATTGATTTTGATGAGCTTCTTGGGCTTTCAAAGTTCATGTCCAATACGAGCCAG TTGCAGGATCTGGAGCCAGAGTACAGTCTTTTTGGTTGTATAGTACACTCAGGTTTCTCACCAGAATCTGGACATTATTACGCTTACATTAAG GATGCTTCTGGTCGATGGTTCTGTTGTAATGATGCCCATGTTTCACTTTCAAGCTCACAAGAAGTTTTGTCAGAGAAGGTTTACATGCTTTTTTATATACGCACCAACGGGTGCCCAAAGCCCACCAAATCTGCTTTATCTTGCAATGGCTTCAAACCTTCTGTTGTAAATGGAAGCAGTGTTCAAAGCCAGAAGACTGTACAAGTTCTAAAACCAACGATTGCTAATTCCAACAGGGCATCTTCTACAAATAATGGCTCGGCATTGCTGAAGAACGGTAAACCATTTTCATCTCCGCAAATTAAGCCCATTAATCTCAAGAATCTTGAGATAAAAAGGACTTTCCCAAATGGTAATGGGAACCTTGATATTCAGAAAAAAGGAGCTAGTGGAGAAGGCATAACAACACTTGCTAGCTGTTCCCCAAGTGAAAATAAGACGGTACAAAAATTTGAGACATCGACAACTTCTAATCTCAATGCAGCTGGTGTAGACATATCATTCGATGGGCAGCAGAATAAGCATACGTCTCTTTTGCCAAATGGAAATGGGTGCTCTCAGCCATCAAAGAGACACTCGAACTCAGAGGAcactgagtatgtagcagctacAAGAAAAGATTCTGGTAATGCTAGTTCAGCTAAACTGAAGATTGATAATCATCAAAAAGTTAATCCAGAAGTACACAGTACGAAAAGCAGAGAAAATTCTGATTCAAGCACTAATGATACTGCCCCTTTGCCAAGGGAGAATGACTCATACAAGAATGAGATATCATGTGGCAAAAAGCATGCGCGAGaaattgaaaagttcaaagaatt GCTATCCGGAGAAGCCTCATCCGAACTTCACTCTTGTGGATGGGTGGATAAAGTTCAAGACTTTATGCGAGCTAAAAAAAGATTATGCTTGCAAGCAACAGATGTCTCTTATGATAAGAGTTCAACAAG GAAACAATTGATAAGCGATGCAAGGAAGACTTTCATCTCGCAAATTCCAGAATCGCTTAAGGAGCATCTCGTCGAACGCCTAAGATCATTTAGTCAAGAAGCACCTCTTTCAGATCCGTAA